The sequence below is a genomic window from Etheostoma cragini isolate CJK2018 chromosome 20, CSU_Ecrag_1.0, whole genome shotgun sequence.
ATCTTATAGTAAATTTTGGTTTACCGTTTATTGTTGCGGTTTTATTTGCTGTCTTGACCAGTCGGCATAAAGTTCAAAGCAGCTGTAACATTTTTGATTGGCTTTGTCAGGACTAGAGATGTCCTTAATTAATATTTAGATGTGTCACGGAACGTTATCACCTAAAGCCCGGGTAgtcattttacattatttattatttaatgctTTCCAGCTATTGTgagataacaacaacaaagaagccacagaaaaagaaaaatgaacagGTAAGTCCACTTTTGGTGTCTGTTTTTGATCAGTTATACTGCAAATTATTAAGCTAAGTCTTACCTTTATCTTCAGGGGATATATGTTGTGTGACCATACTATGATATGGAGCTTTCTTTAGGAGGTTGCAGGTGGTTTGAGGCAAACTCTGACACCTTACATTGTTCTGAATTATAATTGGATCTAACTTATAGAGTCCTGTTCACACAATCATCAAGTTTGAGTCCAACAACGCATCATTCCTAATTCACCATGGgccatatttattttctgaaccctagttttgacattttcagatcCAACCTGTTGTTCACAGCAGAATAGTAGTTTCTGCTCGCTGGAAGAGAATTACAGACGAGTCTTGCACAATAAAGTAAGTGTTGATTTAAAGTTGGATACAAAGTTATCCTGAATGTAAAAAGGAGAATGTTCTTTGCTGTGTTATGcagtaaagaaatatttttgtgtgtgtccccCCCAATTGGTTTCGTTTCTgcaatgtttatttctttatgtcctattttttgttgtgtttcataGTGTCTTTACCAATGGAGAAGTCTTGGCTGCTCCAGTTCGTATACGGATCCCAAAGTATACTCTTAGAAGCTGGGAAAATGTTTTAGCCATGGTGACAGAGAGAGTGCGTCTTCGCACTGGTGCTGTGTTCAGGTGATGTCCAACATCAGTGCGTTATGAGCCCTTAGCAACAGTTTTTATTCAGTCATGTACTTTTCAGGGCAAGCAAAGGTACAACCTGTTTGGTATTCTGTATTTAGAAAATAGGACCCGACACCTCTAaagaatacacatttttatgtttgtgaaCTTGGAGCTGTTAACAGTTCAGTCACAACACTGAATCCTGACTGTAGAGTATCAGCTTCTCTAATAAACAGTAGATGGTGGAAATCTGATTACTAAAGGCTTTCCAATCGGTTTTAAATCATCAATATTTAGTAAAGCGGGAATGATTTTTCTTATTAATTAGTGATTAGGACCATGTCTGGTTGTTATGTTTGTCCAAAACAGCTTGTGAGGCAAACGATGATTTGAtggctttttaaacattaagttTAACCACTTAAACAATATTTGAGACCTCTCTCTTTTAGTATCCTaaacacagacttttaaaaCCATAATTAAAATCAATCACAAAACATTGCTCCAATTTGtggtatttctttatttgagtTCCTAGGCTTTGCACATTAGATGGACGTCCTGTCTGCGGTCCCACTGAACTGAAGAACAATCAGTACTATGTTGCAGTTGGTGCTGAAAAGTTTAAAGCTCTCCCATATGATCACTACGACACCTGCAGGGATTTAATCAACGAAACCAAAGTGATCAAACAGTATGACAACTATGATTTTTGATCAATGAAATAAGGTTTTATCGacatattttaaagaaacattgtATCCCTATGTAAAATGGAAGGAGACAATCTTTGTCAATTTTGGTTTCCCTTTCCCCCCCCACAGACAAGACATCCTGCCTGCTATTAGAAAGACAAGATATCCAAAGGATGTGGTGAGTACTATTGCTTCAGAGTAAGGTGTAGTTTGCCATCTGGTTGTTCATTTTCTTGCCAACATGCTCAATTGTTATATTTCCCCCCTACATTCCCTCTGGTTTATAGCTGTAACACCTTTGTAGTATCACAGTTGAAAAGCGTATCTTTGCACACACAGCATTTCAATTAACATTTCCCACGTGTGAGACTTGTCGTGGGGGTGCAATTCGTTATGAAACAGCGCTATCATCAATCACTGTCTGCAAGAGGCGTTGAGTTACCTTTGCTTTCCACTTTGATGGGTAATCCCCACAGAGAAAGGCTGGCCCACTTGATCAAGTGCAGTGAGCCTCATAGACAGATCATATGCACCAGGGGGACTTTACTGAAAAAATCTCTTATTCAAACCAGAACCGGGACAATTTGTATTGTGATTAAGTAGACAGTGAAGTGCTTTGAATCCATATGAGGATTGCGCTGCTGTGGGCCCGAGATGAACACCAAATCACATGGTGAAGATGAGAACATGCCCACTCAGCAACTTCAGGTGGATATGGGGGGGCCCCCCTGTGAGATTTGTATCTGACATCTGATTTTTCTAACCATGAAAGATGACAATGCTCTGGCAGATGCcaattttttttcagatggAGAAAAATTCCCCGTGCCTTATTTCTAGATGTATGTGTGGTTGTCTACCATTAAATTCAGAAATAAGATGAATATTTATCAGTAATATATTAGAATATGTGAAGAATATTGTAAGATTTCTTCATCCTATTCAAATCTATCCAATCATAAAAGAGTAAATGGAACCACACTGTTATCAAACTTTGCAGAACTGAGGTTCAGTCCTTAGGTAGGAAAATCTGAATCAACATTGCTAAGACCATAGTCTTTGCCATTTTACACAGCACCATTAggtggagacagagacaaaactaTGACTGTGTTTTGCATCCACCAGCTCATTGTAGTGTTAGTTATTCAATGGACATGATGCTGACGCATTTTATTCCCTTTGCCTTCACGTCTGAACCTCATGAATTTGTAAACATCATTTGACCAGTTAATAAGGACCTTTTGTAGGGGAAAGATACATGTGACAAAAATTGCCCACTATGTCCTGATCTGTTGGCTGTTTAGCCTACTgattacacatacatttataggGTCATGTCCGTCATTAATTTCAGTCTGAcctcacaaaacaacaacagtctgGTTTGAAATGCCTGTTAAAAGATCCTTTAAACCTGCCCACTGAGGCTGTGTAAAATGTAACCTTGTTCTTGCAACCTCGCTGTATGGGAACGGTGTCTGTTCTGTCCTGTCTGCATTGTAGTAGTGTTTCTGCACCGCTGAATGGGACATCTGGTCTGGAGCAACCGCTGAAGTCTAAGCTGACGGCTCTGCAGAGTGTAATATTGAAACTCTCCAGCACACCACGTTCCCATCGGGAGCAAGCACATATGCTGAGTTAGGTGTTCACAGACATGATGAGGTAGAAACTTTTGAGGTAGATGTCGCATAAAGAGAAGATTAATTTGGGTAAGAGGAATgcaaatagaaaaagagaataATGACGTGCATCAAAGCAAAGTACTTTCATAAGACTGAACAGTGCAATTGTGCTTCACATGTACTTTACACAAAGCATCCTGTGAAAACGGCCCAGAAAGGCTGACTTAACCTTTTAATAGCTGCAGTCTTTGACAGCAGCAATGACTTGCTGCTGCTCTCCATCTCTCCGCTGTTTCTGGTTGATGTCATTGGTGAGGGGAAGTAGCAATGCCCCGTGGAAAAACTATACTCCCTCACTGCTGCCAGCGTGTCTGCTCGCTAAGGACCCGGCCCTGGGAGTGGCTCCTTCTGATACCACAGCCAGTATGGCTGGAAGCTGGTCGGTCCAATTGGTTGGGACCATAGTTTTCCCCTGGCTATCATATCACAGTGTCCTCCTGTTGATTCCTGTTCTCTGCCGCTTAAGAGGACCACAGATTATTTTCTGCTTGGCCCCCATGAGGCCTTTCACGCTAACTCTTGCACTCTCTCTCTattggtctctctctctggggcCTCCTGATACACACAGTTGTCTGCTCCCACAGGACATGGTACTGTAGATATGTAATCCAGAACGAGAGGCGAGATGACCTCAGCTTTTCCACTGCCGTGTTTCCAGTCGTGCTGCTACTTGTACTGTACTCTCCTGGCTCTGCGATGCCTCTCGTCCTCAGCTTTCCCCTCCCCGAGTGAGACAGTCTTGATTTAACTTTGTTGATTTAAATAAGATCTATTTGCATCCCACCACCAGGCTGTAAACATGGAAAACAAGCTGTTCAATTTTTGATTGCCCAgatgtattttgaatttgaactTTATGGTGAAATTGTTTCAGATCACTTACAGACGAATTGAGGTTGCAAAACTGAATTAACAGCTTACCGCTGCGACAGTGCCACTGCTCTACTGTCTTTGATCATGTGCGGTTATGTGGACACTGCAGAGATAGAGGGTGAACTCTCTTTCAACTCTCCGCTGAATATGCAGTACCAGGCTAACTTcactgttcttttgttgttttatttttgtccctcAGCTCACCAACGGCTGTAGAAATTCAAAAGAATATCAACAGACTTTGCCTCTGCATTAAAGAAATCAAACAAGTGAAGAAACAACATTGCTATACCCTAGAGGCCATGTTAGTGAGCTTGTAAACACCATTGCCAGAAGTGTATTCTGGTGGAAGCCCGAGATCACTACACTATCCCCCAAGCCAGCCCAGGGATGCAGCCAGGCTGCTGTAGTAAAGAGCACTGTAgctgaaaagaaacattaagtCTGCTCCATCCTgcactctgtgtctctgtaagGGAGACATACCTTACCTTGCTACCTACAGAGGGGATGAGGAGCCTGTGAGGAGAAAATTGCCTTTTGTGGAAGCATTAATTCAGATGTGTACCCTGCTGTCTGAACATCACTCTGAACTATCCCCAacgctctctctttttctctcttactctctcgcTCCTTCACTCTCCCACCATGCAACTAAGTCCCAAgcctcttttttcccctcccctctccaTCAATAACCTTCTGCTGTCTACTGCTGAAGACTAAGTTATTCCCTACAActccctccctttccctttAAGCTTGTTTGGATTTTCATTGTTTGATCTGGCTTGATAAATAAGACAAATGCAGTTAGAAATTCATGGCTGGCCCATTTCATCAATAAATGATTAGTTTGCCACGCTCCCTAGTGATTGATAGGTTGTGTACGGCATGTATTGGAACCAGATGAATTCAATACAGTTGGAGTCACAGGGGAGCTACATAGCAtatcagctcatgaaaaattgAGGTCAATGGTAAACGTAAAAAACGttaaagagaggagaaaaaagttTTGCCACAGTGtgttttatcccttttttttttcttcctctttacaAAACAACAGCACAAAGTCGATGATGAATCACAAAGAAATGTGAGGAGATCCGCCTTAATCTGTGccccttttttctcctctcttttgtctctttatGTAGTTTGCTCGCACAGGCTTTATAGAAGACCTTGAGCACACAGCCAGGGGGCAGATGAAGAAACAAGCCAAACCGGAGAGAACCAAACAACAGAGGCAGGTGTCCAGAAACCCAGTTCTCTTCTCGACAGGGGGTAAGCAGAGCAACTCTATcgaaatatctctctctctctctccagccccCCTGTTctcatagtgttttttttccctccaacaTCTCCCTGTATGTGCATATGCATGTGTTTGGCTAtagcatgcatgtgcatgtgcaaagGTACATGTGTATGGCTACATTtgagatatttgttttttgtgtgttgggaatataaaaaaaaacactactaaCATTTGGCAAGTGAACAAGCTTTCTTTGGATTCTCAACCTGTTCTTTTAAGCCCAAACAGAACCCAGCCCCCCCTGCTCTTTAAAAGAAACACTAGTCTTTGCTGTGAATATTAAACAGAACAAGACTTCAAGCTCCATGAAGGGGGCTTTAATCATAGATGAATTCAATCAGGCTATTTTGTTGAATATGAATCCAGAAAGCCTTGTTAACTATGTGGGGGGAAATAAAATGCTCTAATTTTCTCCTGATGAATCAATTGATTATTCACAGATGACGCTGATGAAAGATCATAAAAGAGATGAAATGTTCCTTTTGGATTGATGGGTTTGAACAATGCGCTGTTTAAAAATGATACTGTTTGGTTCCTCTCTGCAAATATTAAGTAGTTGTTTTCATGGGTGTTTGTTTTACCATCTGTGCACAGTAATACAGTGACTCAACTTGAAAGATTAAGCCTGTACCGTACCACAGATAACATGACATGATATGGTAGAATGGATGGGCTAATTGTCATGATTTGAAACCTGCCGTCCTTTTATGTGTTGTAACTATGATTGCTGACATTAAATTGAAGTGACTATTTGACTTTCTCCTGTTTTGCTCATGTTTATGCTGTTGTTTGTAACGAGGCACAGGTAATGCAGTTCCCTTTCCACATTTTGAACACTGTAGCACAGCCATAGTAATGGTTTCCTTCCATTACACATTGCTAAGTTAACCAGACGTATTTCGTGAGTCTCTTTAAATCACCTCTTAGAACCCTTTCATACAGGCAGTAGCTCTGAGTAGTGTTTCCAAGCATCATGTGGCACAGGATCAGAGCTTTTGGAACCAGATTTCTGCCATAATTTTGCCTTTTCCTAACTGTGTTTctagaaagaaataaaaaagtgaaatgccTGACTGAAAAACCCAaagtataaaatacaaaattgcCTCCTTGAGCTATTAACCTCCTATATTTTTCTATACAATGTTCCTGTCTTTGTCACTAATAAATCCACCATgctttgttatttattatttaaataaaatcatttaagGCTATTGAACTAGATTTTAGcttaattgtgtgttttaattatttacatcCCACCCTGTCCAGCAACCCCAGACAAAAAGGAGTTTGTTTACAAGGAAAAACAGTGTGAAGTTGCCAATCTGTAAGCTATTCCCCACATGCATCAGGAGCAGCCTGTCACTGTCAGGACATAACCCTGGACTGAAAGTTCACACTGGCTGACCATATTTGTGGCAGGGCAGCTGAGGCTTTCTGTGGCCCTTTTCGTCTGCGGGACCactctaaataaataattagcCTGACGGCAACATTGGTCTCTTGTGAAGTTGAGCATGAGAGGCAAAGGGAGAGGGCAGTGAGGGATGGAGGGgtatagagagggagagaatgagTGTGCAGAAGAATGAGACGGTGACTGCCAGCCGATGAGGTAATTGTGATTAATCACTTTTCTCAGAGGGCAGTGTGTTCaatgcacaaaacaaaagaagtgaGATGGCAGGAGCAGCAGAGGTGCAGGAAGACCGCCAAGTGAAGGTGGACCTGCCTATTGATCAGGTAAAGCACTGCAACCTGAAGAGATCTTGGCATACAATCTTGGAACATCTTATTTATCTGACAGGAAGTAAGAAATAATTCCAGTTCTAAAttctatttttcaaaatatagatttgttttttttgtcaaggaAGACAAGCTGAATTACAGACTTGGTACATCTCAACAGGCTTAGTTAGGTTAGATGGAAAAGTCTCTGCTGCTATAGCATGCTCTCCCAATTTTCTTTCCATTACTGTacctttgtgtatttttcagtttaaaaaggAATTGATAATACACTTCTAGTATAGCATAACATTTTCTGCTCGGAATAAGACTCTTGGGCACTCAGTAGAACAAGTTgcgtaaatatataaatatttagcAAAATCAATACAGCAGTGCAGTGTAAGCCAAGGGGATCTTGTTTTCTCCCTTCCTGCAGGTTGAGGCCAAGATTGTTGACGAGGAGTATGAGAATGGGAGTTGTTCTGCGAGCCCCTGCAAGGCCTCCATCCCTGATTCAAATAACTTGCGTTTGCAGAGGTCTTTGTCTGCAGGTTCCAGGAAAGATGTAAGTACTATTATGGGTTTTATGTAGTTAAAATTTCAcgtttagtttttaattaattattgtgtccaagttttttttaaatttgctctTGGATTTGCTCCAGCAATTATGCCGATCACCATGTCCATACCTGCGAGAGCGTCATGTAGACCTAATCTCGCTTTCCTcccagtgctgcggaggagggtctgcctagtccacacaacattccagtATGGGAGataacgtgctctggtttattgccgtttctttaaaccaatcacaacaatcaTGGGGACACAATGAcggtgcttctgcaaaatagcctcgggaagaaacttgtttggGGGGAAcgtgtacatttttttactaGTGGTGCaccagaaaactcagattggacagatagtctagctagctgtttgaATTTACCTTGTAAAGATCTGAGGAGTagataaccatagtcctcataaatcaaccggagtttaGCATACCAACCCAAAGAAATTGGAAGGTGACAGACATCATACcgtaaataataatgtgtatgtctctgttttagcttcagagtgagacatctcacttctatactatctttgttgggagcggcacatgcacagtagctaggtaagataaCATCAGTTAGATAACtgtccaactttggtcagtacaaggcaggattaactgtgagacttcttctaaacaagggtgTACGTATGGAATACCTGCttaacagggacatggaagtagttcttttgtagattattgtgaactagtgtgttgtagcagtgttttgccattgagaaagagctagcgctagcatgcgctatggttagccacctcgtctcggtcatcttggctagtgacgtagaaagccgtgcagattttgaactgCTCACCTGGCGACTGTAGCCtgaggacatttagaaacctTTATCCCACCTAAAAtggcatggatagttttttgtcaagtttgtatgcttgtggaagcaccagagacacaaaataacatatcaaatcccagaaaaagtgatttaaagtttcctaatatgggcactttaaacacTTTATGTAGTATTATAGAGCTTAGCTTAGCTAGAGCCACAGACCCTGTATGTGGCTGTTTTTGATGTCTAACCTCTactctgtgattgtgtgtgttcacagtgaTGAAGTAGGGCTGAGCTGTGTATACAGATGTTTTTGCATGGATCTGTGGTTCCTAGAAATTACACTAATCTAAATAGACTTATTTTGCTCTAATAATCCTCAAGGGACAGCAGTATGAAGCAATGTAACTGTGATGAATGCACACAATAGTTGGGTGATATTACTATTCCAAGCAATTTCATTTGGCTTTGAAATGAGAAGATATTGAGTCTTATTTAATCAATCAATAACcttgaacattttgttttaatgaaaactaTAATTTCAAACAGTGGCAATTACACCATAGGGGAATGTTTTGGTGTGGTGatgtttttgctgctgtatgCACTTTTGCAATGAAGATATTCTTATCGGGGTAATTATTGACTGGGGGCCAGTTATGACCCTGGCTAAAGATCTCATCAATAGTTTAATTCATTACTTATCACTTTAAGTCATACAGCTATGTTGCTGATTCAGATTGGCTATGGGTTGCAGTGaaagacaattaaataaataagaaactAATAATGATAATTCACTGATACAGACTCTACTTTTTGTAATATTCTTTTTTCCAAGCAGTTTTTGATTTGTCAACCACCAAAGACTGACATAAGTATATGGTAGGATTTTTTGTTGCAAGCTCTCCAATTGAAAGCATTTGCCATAACACATATTAAGCATTAAATCCAATTTACACTAGAATTGTCCACAGCACCTCATAGTCATGTGTGGCCACAGAGATGATCTTACTAGCTTGAGCTCTCATTCTCCAACTTTTtcttgatgtactgtatattctaaTTTTTGATTTGAAAACGTGCCCAGACAACTGTCTAGCTGGCTAGCAGAGTCGGCCGGAGACTGGCAAATCCTCATAGCCCCATGCCGTCACTGTCCAATGTCAACCACATAAAGCCCAACTAATATTTGGGAAATAGACAAATAAGCTAATTGGAGAAGTAGGCTCCTGCTAGAACAACACTAGCCATCATAAAGGAAAGGTACTTTTTAGAACaccttcaacttttttttgttttatgttcagTCATGTGTTTCAGTATTTCAAGATTCTAGTATGTTCATAAAAGTTCTCCTCAGACCAGAAATAATGATGCTGCAAGTCAAACTCACTGAACTTAGTCTAACCATCACTGATTAATGCTCTACTCTTTTCTCTTTGAGGCCAAAAAGACTTCGCTGTCTCATTGTCAGCAACCTCATCATTTAGAATTTTGTGAATAATAATGAGGGATACCTGCACTGCTATGACTCATACTTGGAGCTGAGTTCGGACAGATTTCCTTCCACTCCAGTGCTCATATGTGCTCGTGAAATGCCCCGTGTACTCTGTATATGAGCGTGTATATAGTAGATATTGATGACCAAATTCAATTACATGATTATATTTTCAGCCCAAgctttaaatgatttattgcaTTGAATTTAAATAGTGAATACATTTGCAGACAGTACACCGGGGAGGCAGTTGTGTGCGTGGGATATTGACCTGTGTGGTCCAGGCCAAATAAAGAATAACGAGATTCAGCATCTCTGCCAAGTGGAGATGTCCGCTGGGAGTGAAGGCAGCGTATCTCAGTGGAAGAGAGCGAAGGATGGCGGGCTGGAGTCCGATGCACATTTATCAAAGCTTTTCTTATAATCACTTGACAGACTTTTGTTGGGCTTTCTGAAGGTTGTGTTTTCCTTTAGAGTGCACTCTGTTAAGGAGTTGATTGATTTCATGAGGGGGGACTCTGTCTATGTTGTAGATGTCATACACTTTGAGGAAATGTGGACAAGGGTAGATTTGTACTCACTGGAGCGGTATTGTGTTTACAACTACCATTTGTTTTGATATAACAATATTGGCCGATTTATCAACCAGTGAGCTAAgcattttttcttaattaatatTGTTAGAAATGCCAATACAACTAGAAATGCTTGATCAATTATCTTCCTCTTCTTAAGAATTTTGTGATAAAGAATCAAATCATTATTGAGCGCTGCATTGATccattcctttccttttccaatGTAAGTCCGTTTAATTTGTCTTTCAGCTGTTTTTCCGTGCTCCTATTCCCCAAAGCTTAGGTTAGCCATTTCAAAAGCCTTATTCTCTTCATACAAGGTCAACTATAATCAACTCTAGACAATGTCACCGCTTTGCTTTTCCAGAGAGCTAGGCAGAGGAAGACGACTCCTCTGGGCTTTTAAGGACCTACTGCCTTATACCATTCAATTACTGTTCATTAGACAGTGTACAGCCATTAA
It includes:
- the LOC117936348 gene encoding doublecortin domain-containing protein 2 isoform X3 — translated: MPGTAGGGELPPTRTMIVYKNGDAFFSGRKIVVNPRHLSTFDNFLTFLTRGIEAPFGAVRRLYTPREGHKVYDLDDLKHGSEYVAAGNEQFKKLDYCEITTTKKPQKKKNEQIQPVVHSRIVVSARWKRITDESCTINVFTNGEVLAAPVRIRIPKYTLRSWENVLAMVTERVRLRTGAVFRQDILPAIRKTRYPKDVFARTGFIEDLEHTARGQMKKQAKPERTKQQRQVSRNPVLFSTGEGSVFNAQNKRSEMAGAAEVQEDRQVKVDLPIDQVEAKIVDEEYENGSCSASPCKASIPDSNNLRLQRSLSAGSRKDETKEREASSRHHGIRSRVSRFFKEKMKPEHALL
- the LOC117936348 gene encoding doublecortin domain-containing protein 2 isoform X1, whose protein sequence is MPGTAGGGELPPTRTMIVYKNGDAFFSGRKIVVNPRHLSTFDNFLTFLTRGIEAPFGAVRRLYTPREGHKVYDLDDLKHGSEYVAAGNEQFKKLDYCEITTTKKPQKKKNEQIQPVVHSRIVVSARWKRITDESCTINVFTNGEVLAAPVRIRIPKYTLRSWENVLAMVTERVRLRTGAVFRLCTLDGRPVCGPTELKNNQYYVAVGAEKFKALPYDHYDTCRDLINETKVIKQQDILPAIRKTRYPKDVFARTGFIEDLEHTARGQMKKQAKPERTKQQRQVSRNPVLFSTGEGSVFNAQNKRSEMAGAAEVQEDRQVKVDLPIDQVEAKIVDEEYENGSCSASPCKASIPDSNNLRLQRSLSAGSRKDETKEREASSRHHGIRSRVSRFFKEKMKPEHALL
- the LOC117936348 gene encoding doublecortin domain-containing protein 2 isoform X4 codes for the protein MEVNMLQPEMSSSKSWSRYQAVSYCEITTTKKPQKKKNEQIQPVVHSRIVVSARWKRITDESCTINVFTNGEVLAAPVRIRIPKYTLRSWENVLAMVTERVRLRTGAVFRLCTLDGRPVCGPTELKNNQYYVAVGAEKFKALPYDHYDTCRDLINETKVIKQQDILPAIRKTRYPKDVFARTGFIEDLEHTARGQMKKQAKPERTKQQRQVSRNPVLFSTGEGSVFNAQNKRSEMAGAAEVQEDRQVKVDLPIDQVEAKIVDEEYENGSCSASPCKASIPDSNNLRLQRSLSAGSRKDETKEREASSRHHGIRSRVSRFFKEKMKPEHALL
- the LOC117936348 gene encoding doublecortin domain-containing protein 2 isoform X2, with amino-acid sequence MPGTAGGGELPPTRTMIVYKNGDAFFSGRKIVVNPRHLSTFDNFLTFLTRGIEAPFGAVRRLYTPREGHKVYDLDDLKHGSEYVAAGNEQFKKLDYCEITTTKKPQKKKNEQIQPVVHSRIVVSARWKRITDESCTINVFTNGEVLAAPVRIRIPKYTLRSWENVLAMVTERVRLRTGAVFRLCTLDGRPVCGPTELKNNQYYVAVGAEKFKALPYDHYDTCRDLINETKVIKQQDILPAIRKTRYPKDVFARTGFIEDLEHTARGQMKKQAKPERTKQQRQVSRNPVLFSTGEGSVFNAQNKRSEMAGAAEVQEDRQVKVDLPIDQVEAKIVDEEYENGSCSASPCKASIPDSNNLRLQRSLSAGSRKDKK